Within Micromonospora narathiwatensis, the genomic segment GGGCGGCCAAGAGCAGCGGAGGCCAGCTGGATGTGCCGGTCGTCGGCCGGTTCGCCGACGGGATCGGCACCTTCGAGTGCGACGACACCTGGCAGGGCACCCCGATCCGGGTGCGCTACCGGTGGTCCCGGATCGACACCGCGCACCCCCGGTGGGAACAGGCGTTCTCCGCCGACGGCGGGCAGACCTGGGAGGTCAACTGGGTCGCCACGTTCAGCCGCCGCCCGTGACGTGACCAGCCGTGCCGCGGCCTGCGCCGGGTGTGACCGGACGCAGGCCGCGGTGGGTCCGGCGGATCAGGCGCGCAGCGCGGGCTCGACGATGTTCGCGTACCCGAGGTGCCCGTTCCGGTTCGGGTGGTACGACTCGCCGATCGGCAGGGACGTGCCGTTGATCCACTCCACGGCGTCACAGACGGCGTGGCCGGTGAACGGGCCGCGCGCGTCCACGAAACCGAATCCCCGCGCCTCGGCCCGCGCCTTGATGGTGGTGGCCAGGAGGTCGGCGGTCGCGTTCAGCTCGGCCTGCTCGCCGGGCGAGATGCGGGCGATGGCGTTGCACTCCACGCCGTTGAACAGCCGTGGGTAGCCGACCACGACCACCCGTGCGTTCGGGGCGAACGCGCGGATCCGGGTGTAGAGCTGGTCGAGCTGGCCGGGAAGGGTGTTGCGGATGTACGCCTCGGCCTTGTCGATGTCACCCCAGCAGGTGTACGGCCAGGGCTTGGCGCACTGCACGATCACCGACGACCAGCCGATGTCGTTGCCGCCGACGCTGACCGTGACGTAGCGGGTGCTGGCGTTGAGACTGCCCAGCTGGCCGTTGAGGACGTCGGGCACCTTCGCCCCCGCGCAGGCGGCGAAGGTGAGCGTGGCGCCGAGCCGGGCCGCGTCGAGCACGGGGTAGGCGTGCGGCGAACGCTGGCAGCCGCTGTTGTCGTAGTACTCGCGGGTGCCGGTGCCGGAGGCGTACGAGTCGCCGAGCGCGGTGTAGCCGGGTGCGGCGGCGTGCGCGGGTGGCGCGACCAGCACGAACGAGAGCACCGCCAGCAGGGGTACGGCGGCGCGGAGCGAAAGGCGCATGTGGGCTCCATCACGGGAGGGGTGAGTGGTGCGCACATGGTGTCAGAAACATCGAAGAACATAAAGATCGATCCGCGTCGCCGTCCAGGTTGGGCGAGGACGGGAGGTCACGGAACGGCAGGTACGATCGCCGCGTGAACACCTACTGGCACGTCGTACTGCCGCCGTTGTGCGTCTGACCGGGCGCACCCCCTGACGGTTTGATCCGCGGCCCCGGCCGACCCACTGGGCGGTCAGGGAGCAGTGTCGTGCGTCCGTTT encodes:
- a CDS encoding SGNH/GDSL hydrolase family protein, which translates into the protein MRLSLRAAVPLLAVLSFVLVAPPAHAAAPGYTALGDSYASGTGTREYYDNSGCQRSPHAYPVLDAARLGATLTFAACAGAKVPDVLNGQLGSLNASTRYVTVSVGGNDIGWSSVIVQCAKPWPYTCWGDIDKAEAYIRNTLPGQLDQLYTRIRAFAPNARVVVVGYPRLFNGVECNAIARISPGEQAELNATADLLATTIKARAEARGFGFVDARGPFTGHAVCDAVEWINGTSLPIGESYHPNRNGHLGYANIVEPALRA